A genomic region of Plasmodium malariae genome assembly, chromosome: 14 contains the following coding sequences:
- the PmUG01_14061300 gene encoding conserved Plasmodium protein, unknown function: MEIDVQYLIRALKYFTKNDDAELYEKDVKIIFNKILSQDMSHEGVKELIKNIKADIQWHKPNYVENFILTSSILHILINKQLRKHDLGTIFKDLFSILQTNGEIDKNNLKRFLSLCDNRILEDSSMSLSKFNFDIANLNKPVDYTAFLNLMEKYLKIQ, encoded by the coding sequence atggaaattgATGTGCAATATCTAATTCGTGCTCTAAAATATTTCACAAAAAATGATGATGCAGAGCTGTACGAAAAAGacgttaaaataatttttaataaaattctcTCACAAGATATGAGTCATGAAGGTGTAAAAGagttgataaaaaatataaaagcaGATATACAATGGCATAAGCCTAATTAtgttgaaaattttattttaacatcCTCCATTTTACATATACTCATAAATAAGCAATTAAGAAAGCATGATTTGGGTACAATTTTTAAGGATTTATTTAGTATACTTCAGACGAATGGagaaatagataaaaataatttaaaaaggtTTTTAAGTTTATGTGACAACAGAATTTTGGAGGATTCGTCTATGAGCCTAAGTAAATTTAATTTCGACATAGCCAACTTAAACAAACCAGTTGATTACACCGCGTTCCTAAACTTGATggagaaatatttaaaaatacagtAA